The Henckelia pumila isolate YLH828 unplaced genomic scaffold, ASM3356847v2 CTG_461:::fragment_3, whole genome shotgun sequence genome window below encodes:
- the LOC140871508 gene encoding uncharacterized protein gives MVSRKDDSLQSISVQLDGKNYTYWSYVMKNFLREKSLWSYVTGVRIKPTDETTTNYADLAESWEADNSKIITWINNSVTHSIGVQLAKYETAKEVWDHLARLYTQSNFAKQYQLQTDIRALQ, from the coding sequence ATGGTTAGTCGTAAGGATGATTCACTTCAGTCGATTAGTGTTCAATTGGATGGTAAAAACTATACGTATTGGAGCTACGTTATGAAGAATTTCTTGCGTGAAAAATCTCTGTGGAGCTATGTTACAGGTGTACGGATTAAACCTACAGACGAGACGACGACCAACTATGCGGACTTGGCCGAAAGTTGGGAGGCTGATAATTCGAAGATTATTACATGGATTAACAATTCTGTTACCCACTCCATTGGTGTTCAGTTGGCTAAGTATGAGACGGCTAAAGAGGTCTGGGATCATCTGGCTAGATTGTACACACAGTCTAATTTCGCCAAGCAGTATCAGTTGCAGACCGATATTCGCGCACTTCAGTAG
- the LOC140871235 gene encoding CEN-like protein 1: MSRLAETLCVGRIIGEVVDFFDPSVQLNVIYNNGNKHVANGHELMPALVAAKPRVEIGGEDMRAAYTLVMTDPDAPSPSDPYLREHVHWIVTDIPGTTDASFGREVVCYEKPKPTIGIHRYAFIVFKQKGRHSVKYLPPSRDQFNTRRFAQENGLDLPVAALYFNAQRETACRKR, from the exons ATGTCGCGGCTCGCGGAAACCCTCTGTGTAGGAAGAATTATAGGAGAAGTGGTGGATTTTTTCGATCCCAGTGTGCAGTTGAATGTGATATACAATAATGGGAACAAACATGTTGCCAATGGACATGAACTCATGCCAGCTCTTGTGGCCGCCAAGCCTAGGGTCGAGATAGGCGGAGAAGACATGAGGGCCGCTTATACTCTT GTCATGACTGATCCGGATGCTCCGAGTCCAAGCGACCCCTACCTGAGGGAACATGTCCACTG GATAGTTACCGATATTCCTGGCACTACTGATGCTTCTTTTG GGAGAGAAGTAGTATGCTATGAGAAGCCGAAGCCGACGATAGGCATCCATCGCTACGCATTCATTGTTTTCAAGCAGAAAGGGAGGCACAGCGTCAAGTACTTACCTCCTTCAAGGGATCAATTCAACACAAGGAGATTTGCACAAGAAAATGGCCTAGATTTGCCTGTTGCTGCACTCTACTTCAATGCACAAAGAGAGACTGCCTGCAGAAAAAGatga
- the LOC140871234 gene encoding E3 ubiquitin-protein ligase XBAT33, with protein sequence MGNSFGCSASGERLVSAARDGDFVEAKMLLDCNPCLAKYSTFGGLNSPLHFAAAKGHIEIVALLLENGADVNTRNYCGQTALMQACRYGHWEVVQTLILFRCNVTRADYLSGRTALHFAAVNGHLRCIRLVVADFVPSVPFEAPNSQTNGDGSGGANDKTKNDQSALSKFVNKAADGGITALHMAALNGYFDCVQLLLDLHANVSAVTFHYGTSMDLIGAGSTPLHYAACGGNLKCCQILLARGASRLALNCNGWLPLDVARMWGRHWLESLLTPNSDLPIPVFPPSNYLSLPLMSVLNIARDCGLQASTTASDDADICAVCIERACSVAAEGCSHELCVRCALYLCSTSNIPSESSVPPGSIPCPLCRHGIISFVKLPGSSSKEIKLPLSLSLCTPCMLHPREPNESEAFGSPDMQKNRVSSITSDMFCPVTCSPFPSVAMPLCTCNEGPCPNFDSGERDPQEESPHRSQSTSTEQDKMDAMRLEKTTCSSMFWGRRSCSREHQCNAEINA encoded by the exons ATGGGGAATTCCTTTGGGTGTTCAGCTTCAGGGGAGAGATTGGTATCAGCTGCAAGAGATGGAGATTTTGTTGAGGCAAAGATGCTGTTGGACTGCAATCCATGCCTCGCAAAGTACTCGACCTTTGGTGGATTGAATTCTCCTCTCCATTTTGCTGCCGCAAAAGGCCATATCGAG ATTGTGGCATTGTTACTGGAGAACGGAGCTGATGTGAATACAAGAAATTACTGTGGACAG aCAGCATTGATGCAAGCTTGCCGATACGGTCACTGGGAAGTTGTTCAAACTCTTATTCTCTTTCGATGCAAT GTTACTAGAGCAGATTATCTTAGCGGGAGGACTGCGCTCCATTTCGCAGCTGTCAATGGTCATTTGCGATGTATAAGATTAGTGGTTGCCGATTTTGTTCCCAGTGTTCCGTTTGAGGCACCAAATTCTCAAACCAATGGGGATGGAAGTGGTGGTGCTAATGATAAAACAAAGAATGACCAGAG TGCTCTCTCCAAATTTGTAAATAAGGCCGCTGATGGTGGTATTACGGCTCTTCACATGGCTGCGTTGAATGGATATTTTGACTGTGTGCAACTCCTACTCGACCTGCATGCAAATGTTTCAGCTGTAACATTCCATTATGGCACGTCTATGGATTTGATAG GGGCTGGTAGTACTCCTTTGCATTATGCTGCCTGTGGAGGAAACTTGAAATGCTGCCAG ATCCTTCTTGCAAGAGGCGCCAGTCGTTTGGCATTAAACTGCAACGG ATGGCTTCCTCTTGATGTCGCAAGGATGTGGGGACGTCATTGGCTCGAGTCGCTGCTCACACCTAACTCTGATTTACCAATCCCAGTGTTTCCACcttctaattatttatcattgCCGCTCATGAGTGTGTTAAATATAGCAAG AGATTGTGGGTTGCAAGCCTCAACAACTGCATCAGATGATGCCGATATTTGTGCCGTGTGTATTGAGCGAGCATGCAGTGTAGCCGCTGAAG GGTGTTCACATGAACTCTGTGTAAGATGTGCTCTCTACCTTTGCTCGACCAGTAACATTCCATCAGAATCATCAGTACCTCCAGGCTCCATTCCCTGTCCTCTTTGTCGACACGGCATCATCTCTTTTGTCAAACTTCCTGGTTCTTCATCAAAGGAGATCAAATTACCATTGTCACTTAGCTTATGCACACCATGCATGCTTCATCCCCGAGAGCCAAATGAATCCGAGGCCTTTGGTTCACCAGATATGCAAAAGAATCGCGTGTCTTCTATTACCTCAGATATGTTTTGCCCCGTCACTTGCAGCCCATTTCCTTCTGTCGCCATGCCTTTATGCACATGCAATGAAGGACCTTGTCCGAATTTTGATTCTGGCGAAAGAGACCCTCAAGAAGAGTCACCTCATCGTTCACAATCCACATCAACCGAACAGGACAAAATGGACGCAATGAGACTGGAGAAAACGACTTGTTCAAGTATGTTTTGGGGAAGAAGAAGCTGCAGCAGGGAGCATCAGTGTAATGCCGAAATAAATGCATGA